A stretch of Brevundimonas naejangsanensis DNA encodes these proteins:
- the pstC gene encoding phosphate ABC transporter permease subunit PstC has translation MIWIFLLLLTAFSVLAYVGGRMLALRRGAGTKSHSRPGQHGLYALIWVGVPALAMLIAASVFSTPIERQMMQAGAPDSVAQLEPFRREAFFADARRIGRGQEAQQIWPAPYAEELPAEGRRAHRITATLNWGGGVAALIAAVLGGLFVFTRIRPDLRARNKVEGWITGVLFACSAVAVLTTLGIIFSLVWDSLRFFSMVPITEFLFGTKWSPQIAIRADQVGSSGAFGAVPLFAGTFLIMAIAMAVAAPIGLFSAVYLSEYSGKKTRALVKPALEVLAGVPTVVYGFFAALTVGPALRVFFNGLGDLLIGGPLNGLGLYLSLVQNQMALVAGAVMGIMLIPFVSSLSDDILNAVPQSLRDGSYAMGATKSETVKKVLLPAALPGIAGALLLAVSRAIGETMIVTMAAGLAAKLTLNPLETVTTVTVQIVTLLTGDQEFNSPKTLAAFGLGLTLFVVTLLLNIVAMRIVQAYREQYD, from the coding sequence ATGATCTGGATTTTCCTGCTGCTGCTGACCGCCTTCTCCGTCCTGGCCTATGTGGGCGGGCGGATGCTGGCCCTGCGTCGCGGCGCGGGGACGAAGTCGCATTCGCGCCCGGGCCAGCACGGCCTCTACGCCCTGATCTGGGTCGGCGTTCCGGCCCTGGCCATGCTGATCGCCGCCTCGGTCTTCTCGACCCCGATCGAGCGCCAGATGATGCAGGCGGGCGCGCCGGACAGCGTCGCCCAGCTGGAGCCCTTCCGCCGCGAGGCCTTCTTCGCCGACGCCCGCCGCATCGGTCGGGGGCAGGAGGCGCAGCAGATCTGGCCCGCGCCCTATGCCGAGGAGCTTCCGGCCGAGGGCCGTCGCGCGCATCGCATCACCGCGACCCTGAACTGGGGCGGGGGCGTCGCCGCCCTCATCGCCGCCGTCCTGGGCGGCTTGTTCGTCTTCACCCGCATCCGTCCTGACCTGCGCGCGCGCAACAAGGTCGAAGGCTGGATTACGGGCGTGCTGTTCGCCTGTTCGGCGGTGGCGGTGCTGACCACGCTGGGCATCATCTTCTCCCTGGTGTGGGACAGCTTGCGCTTCTTCAGCATGGTGCCGATCACCGAGTTCCTGTTCGGGACCAAGTGGAGCCCGCAGATCGCCATCCGCGCCGATCAGGTGGGCTCGTCGGGCGCCTTCGGGGCCGTGCCCCTGTTCGCGGGCACCTTCCTGATCATGGCCATCGCCATGGCGGTGGCGGCCCCCATCGGCCTGTTCTCGGCCGTCTATCTGTCGGAGTATTCGGGCAAGAAGACCCGCGCCCTGGTCAAGCCGGCGCTGGAGGTCCTGGCCGGGGTGCCGACCGTGGTTTACGGCTTCTTCGCCGCCCTGACGGTGGGGCCGGCGCTGCGCGTCTTCTTCAACGGCCTCGGCGACCTGCTGATCGGCGGGCCGCTGAACGGCCTGGGGCTGTACCTGTCCCTGGTCCAGAACCAGATGGCGCTGGTCGCGGGCGCCGTCATGGGGATCATGCTGATCCCCTTCGTCAGCTCCCTGTCGGATGATATCCTTAACGCTGTGCCGCAATCCCTGCGCGACGGGTCCTACGCCATGGGCGCGACCAAGTCCGAGACGGTCAAGAAGGTGCTGCTGCCCGCCGCCCTGCCGGGCATCGCCGGCGCCCTGCTGCTGGCCGTGTCGCGCGCCATCGGCGAGACCATGATCGTGACCATGGCCGCCGGCCTGGCCGCCAAGCTGACGCTAAACCCGTTGGAGACGGTCACGACCGTCACCGTTCAGATCGTCACCCTGCTGACCGGCGACCAGGAGTTCAACAGCCCCAAGACGCTGGCCGCCTTCGGCCTGGGCCTGACCCTGTTCGTCGTCACCCTGCTGCTGAACATCGTCGCCATGCGTATCGTGCAAGCCTATCGGGAACAGTATGACTGA
- the pstA gene encoding phosphate ABC transporter permease PstA, producing the protein MTDAASPSTGVSPRTQRLKARLRARYARETRFRWYGRAAIGVALAFLVILLGSIVMQGYTAFYAHSVTLPVYMDPARIDRSYPQGANFEQIVAEQQIRRLGVQDDAEGTKAAAMKALLSSELKFQAAKMIARQPSLLGQTVPVAAPLSDDAEMYLKGQITRAVPEDQRRVSNEQMAWLDKMKASGAVRAHFNAALFTKGDSTQPELAGLLGAVVGSALMLAVTALIAIPVGVGAAVWLEEYSPRNRITAIIEVNINNLAAVPSIVYGLLGLALFINFLHLPRASPLVGGLVLALMALPTIIIATRSSLKAVPPSIREAALAMGASRTQTVFGHVLPLAMPGVMTGAIISMAHALGETAPLLLIGMISFVPGVPHAIDEPVGALPSLIYIWENASERAFHERTAAAILVLLAFMIVMNAAAVLLRRRFERRW; encoded by the coding sequence ATGACTGACGCGGCTTCCCCCTCGACCGGCGTCAGCCCGCGCACCCAGCGCCTGAAGGCCCGCCTGCGCGCCCGCTATGCGCGCGAGACCCGCTTCCGCTGGTACGGCCGGGCGGCCATCGGCGTGGCCCTGGCCTTCCTGGTGATTCTGCTCGGCAGCATCGTCATGCAGGGCTACACGGCCTTCTACGCCCACAGCGTGACCCTGCCGGTCTATATGGACCCGGCGCGGATCGATCGGTCCTATCCGCAGGGCGCCAATTTCGAGCAGATCGTCGCCGAGCAGCAGATCCGCCGCCTGGGCGTCCAGGACGACGCCGAGGGGACCAAGGCCGCGGCCATGAAGGCCCTGCTGTCCTCGGAGTTGAAGTTCCAGGCCGCCAAGATGATCGCGCGCCAGCCCAGCCTGCTGGGCCAGACCGTGCCGGTCGCCGCGCCCCTGTCGGACGACGCGGAAATGTATCTGAAGGGCCAGATCACCCGTGCAGTCCCCGAGGACCAGCGTCGCGTTTCGAACGAGCAGATGGCCTGGCTGGACAAGATGAAGGCTTCGGGCGCGGTGCGCGCCCACTTCAACGCCGCCCTGTTCACCAAGGGCGACTCGACCCAGCCGGAGTTGGCGGGCCTGCTGGGCGCCGTGGTCGGTTCGGCTCTGATGCTGGCGGTGACGGCCCTGATCGCCATCCCGGTCGGCGTCGGCGCGGCCGTGTGGCTGGAGGAATACTCCCCCCGCAACCGCATCACGGCGATCATCGAGGTCAACATCAACAACCTGGCCGCCGTGCCGTCGATCGTTTACGGCCTGCTGGGCCTGGCCCTGTTCATCAACTTCCTGCACCTGCCGAGGGCCAGTCCGCTGGTCGGGGGCCTGGTGCTGGCGCTGATGGCCCTGCCGACCATCATCATCGCCACCCGTTCGTCGCTGAAGGCGGTGCCGCCGTCGATCCGCGAGGCGGCCCTGGCCATGGGCGCCAGCCGCACCCAGACGGTGTTCGGCCACGTCCTGCCGCTGGCCATGCCCGGCGTGATGACCGGCGCCATCATCTCCATGGCCCACGCCCTGGGCGAGACGGCCCCGCTGCTGCTGATCGGCATGATCAGCTTCGTGCCGGGCGTGCCGCACGCCATCGACGAGCCCGTCGGCGCCCTGCCGTCGCTGATCTACATCTGGGAGAACGCCTCGGAGCGCGCCTTCCACGAACGGACGGCGGCCGCCATCCTTGTCCTTCTCGCCTTCATGATCGTCATGAACGCCGCCGCCGTCCTGCTGCGCCGGCGCTTCGAACGCCGGTGGTAG
- the pstB gene encoding phosphate ABC transporter ATP-binding protein PstB translates to MKFNILRAPEGQSSGGTADAGAGLTTAPIVGGNASVPLGPIKIAARDVSVFYGDKQALFDVSLDIPDKTVTALIGPSGCGKSTFLRTMNRMNDTIPGCRVTGRIDMDGGDINDRKIDPVLLRAQVGMVFQKPNPFPKSIYENVAYGPKIHGLASTKGEMDDIVQKALKRAGLWDEVADRLHSPGTGLSGGQQQRLVIARAIAVEPEVILMDEPCSALDPIATAKIEELIDELRERYCIVIVTHSMAQAARVSQRTAFFHMGKLVETGDTEEIFTNPRERRTLDYITGRFG, encoded by the coding sequence ATGAAGTTCAACATTCTTCGCGCGCCCGAAGGCCAGTCCAGCGGCGGCACGGCTGACGCCGGCGCCGGCCTGACGACCGCGCCTATCGTGGGCGGCAACGCCTCGGTGCCGCTCGGCCCGATCAAGATCGCCGCGCGCGACGTCAGCGTCTTCTACGGCGACAAACAGGCCCTGTTCGACGTGTCCCTGGACATCCCGGACAAGACGGTGACGGCTTTGATCGGTCCGTCGGGCTGCGGCAAGTCGACCTTCCTGCGGACGATGAACCGCATGAACGACACCATCCCCGGCTGCCGCGTGACCGGCCGCATCGACATGGACGGCGGCGACATCAACGACCGCAAGATCGACCCCGTGCTGCTGCGCGCCCAGGTCGGCATGGTGTTCCAGAAGCCGAACCCCTTCCCCAAGTCGATCTATGAGAACGTGGCCTATGGGCCCAAGATCCACGGCCTGGCCTCGACCAAGGGCGAGATGGACGACATCGTCCAGAAGGCGCTGAAGCGCGCCGGCCTGTGGGACGAGGTGGCCGACCGCCTGCACTCGCCGGGCACCGGCCTGTCGGGCGGCCAGCAGCAGCGTCTGGTCATCGCCCGCGCCATCGCGGTCGAACCCGAAGTCATCCTGATGGACGAGCCCTGCTCGGCGCTGGACCCGATCGCCACGGCCAAGATCGAGGAGCTGATCGACGAACTGCGCGAGCGCTACTGCATCGTCATCGTCACCCACTCCATGGCCCAGGCGGCCCGCGTGTCGCAGCGCACGGCCTTCTTCCACATGGGCAAGCTGGTCGAGACCGGCGACACCGAAGAGATCTTCACCAATCCGCGCGAGCGGCGCACGCTCGACTACATCACGGGCCGCTTCGGCTGA
- a CDS encoding sensor histidine kinase codes for MPYDHSPSPVAPTASSRLWTAGASGGVAILVMAVLAVMKPELAGWLAAGAVAVALATWLVNRAPATLADEAEFEAGAAVDLGPDAALLGDAFEALDDPILIISGGEADDIAGRRIALANAAARDLFKLGGTGGGLLVSVIREPRVLEAVDEALFDDFGAEVDYVGGGAQERHWRAFVRPLPTREKSAWGGGALALLALRDETDVRRMEKMRVDFLANASHELRTPLASLSGFIETLKGHAKDDPKARDKFLDIMAVQADRMRRLVADLLSLSRIELNEHIVPLGRVELSRAAADVVDAVSVISRERQVTIRADLDVGGVSVSGDRDEIAQVIQNLVDNALKYSSPGGQIEIAIERNRSLDEAMAARMPEGNRLSLATPDREAGQRYAVVTVRDHGPGMAREHLPRLTERFYRVEGQKSGERQGTGLGLAIVRHIIIRHRGGLTVDSAPGQGAIFAACFPQAPDRRDGEPSNGAA; via the coding sequence ATGCCTTACGATCATTCTCCGTCACCCGTCGCCCCGACCGCGTCGTCCCGGCTGTGGACGGCCGGCGCCAGCGGGGGCGTGGCCATACTGGTGATGGCGGTGCTGGCGGTGATGAAGCCAGAATTGGCTGGCTGGCTGGCGGCCGGCGCCGTGGCGGTGGCGCTTGCGACCTGGCTGGTCAACCGCGCGCCGGCGACGCTCGCCGACGAGGCCGAGTTCGAGGCGGGCGCGGCGGTCGACCTGGGGCCGGACGCGGCCCTGCTGGGGGACGCCTTCGAGGCGTTGGACGACCCCATCCTGATCATCAGCGGCGGCGAGGCCGACGACATCGCCGGGCGCCGCATCGCCCTGGCCAATGCGGCGGCGCGCGACCTGTTCAAGCTGGGCGGGACGGGCGGCGGGCTGCTGGTCTCGGTGATCCGCGAGCCGCGCGTGCTGGAGGCGGTGGACGAGGCTTTGTTCGACGACTTCGGCGCCGAGGTGGATTATGTCGGCGGCGGCGCCCAGGAGCGGCATTGGCGGGCCTTCGTCCGGCCCCTGCCGACGCGCGAAAAGTCCGCCTGGGGCGGAGGGGCGCTGGCCCTTCTGGCCCTGCGCGACGAGACGGACGTGCGCCGCATGGAGAAGATGCGCGTCGACTTCCTGGCCAACGCCAGCCACGAACTGCGCACGCCCCTGGCCTCCCTGTCCGGCTTCATCGAGACGTTGAAGGGCCACGCCAAGGACGACCCCAAGGCGCGCGACAAGTTCCTGGACATCATGGCGGTGCAGGCGGACCGGATGCGGCGGCTGGTGGCCGACCTCCTGTCGCTGAGCCGGATCGAGCTGAACGAGCACATCGTCCCCCTGGGCCGGGTCGAATTGTCGCGGGCGGCCGCTGACGTGGTCGACGCCGTCAGTGTGATCTCCCGGGAACGGCAGGTGACGATTCGGGCCGATCTGGACGTCGGCGGCGTCAGTGTCTCGGGGGATCGCGACGAAATCGCCCAGGTGATTCAGAACCTGGTCGACAACGCCCTGAAATATTCGAGCCCCGGCGGCCAGATCGAGATCGCCATCGAGCGCAACCGCAGCCTGGACGAGGCCATGGCCGCGCGCATGCCCGAAGGCAATCGGCTGTCGCTGGCGACCCCTGACCGCGAGGCGGGCCAGCGCTACGCCGTGGTGACGGTGCGCGACCACGGGCCGGGCATGGCGCGCGAACACCTGCCGCGCCTGACCGAGCGCTTCTATCGCGTCGAGGGCCAGAAGAGCGGCGAGCGGCAGGGCACGGGCCTGGGCCTGGCCATCGTGCGCCACATCATCATCCGCCACCGCGGGGGACTGACGGTGGACAGCGCGCCGGGCCAAGGCGCGATCTTCGCCGCCTGCTTCCCCCAGGCGCCGGACCGGCGGGACGGCGAGCCGTCGAACGGCGCGGCCTGA